The sequence GTTGGGAGACTATGAAGCAGTGTCGCCAGGCATTGTGGAGTCATCGTTGAAATACCAACCTTTTGTTGCTTAGAACCTAACCCTGAACAAGGGGACATTGCATGGTGGGTAGTTTGACTGGGGTGGTCGCCTCCTAAAAAGTAACGGAGGCTCGCAAAGGTACCCTCAGTACGGTTGGTAATCGTACGCAGAGCGCATTAGTAAAAGGGTGCTTGACTGTGAGACAAACACGTCGAGCAGGAGCGAAAGCTGGCTAAAGTGATCCGGTGGTTCTGTATGGAAGGGCCATCGCTCAAAGGATAAAAGGTACTCCGGGGATAACAGGCTGATCTTACCCAAGAGCTCATATCGACGGTAAGGTTTGGCACCTCGATGTCGGTTCGTCACATCCTGGGGCTGGAGAAGGTCCCAAGGGTTCGGCTGTTCGCCGATTAAAGTGGCACGTGAACTGGGTTCAGAACGTCGCAAGACAGTTCGGTCCCTATCTGTGGTGGGCGCTAGTAAATTGAGTGGACATGACCTTAGTACGAGAGGACCGGGTTGTACGTACCGCTGGTGTATCTGTTATGCCGCCAGGTGTAATGCAGAGTAGCTATGTACGGCAAGGATAAACGCTGAAAGCATCTAAGCGTGAAACCTTCCACAAGATGAGTTTACTTTTAAGGGTCGTCGAAGACTACGACGTTGATAGGCTATAGGTGTAAAGTTGGTAACAACAAAGCCAAGTAGTACTAATTGCCCGTAAGCTTTATTTTTTTATGTTTTGTTTTTTTCCTTTCCAATATGTAAAATATTAAGGTCGTATGACCCAAGATTTTATGGTGGTTTTGCCGGGGGTGTTCACCTCTTCCCATTCCGAACAGAGAAGTTAAGTCCCCCATGGCCGATGGTACTCGCATCTAGCTGGGAGAGTAGGTAGCTGCCATATTTATTGAACCTCAATCGAAAGATTGAGGTTTTTTTTTGCCCCTATAGCATTGACTTTTAACCCTTACTCAATCATATATATTCTTAGGGAAATCATGTTAACGGAAATGTAGTATTATCATACATTTTCTTGTCGTAAATTATCAGATTTAATTTGCTCTGAAATTTTAATGTATTAAATAGTATAAATTGTGATAGCATTATATGCGTAAGTCTCAATCCAATATATTTTATCGCCTACTTTCACTTGGTAACAGTGAATCAACCCCCTTCAGGGAAGCATATAAGAATTATATGTTTAATCTTTTCCTGATGATGGCAGCACCTTTTGCATTGCTGGTCATGATCATTAATTTGTATCTGGGTGAATATGTATTGGCTTCATTTAATATTCTTCATCTCTTAATTTTCATCTTTGGTTTTTATATTTCGTATTCACAACGTTATGTAAATCTTCGTCCTCTATTGCTTTTTTTAGGAGCTGCCATTGCTGCTTATACTGCTTATTTTTTTAAGAATGGCAATGAGTACCGTTTTCTGATTATGATTGTTGCGGCCGTGGTATTGTGTGAAAAGAACTGGCAGTATATCATTTTTGTTGTTTTTGTATCTACTACTTTTGTAGTCATCAGATTAGATGAATTGCCCATCAGTTCAATGGGTGCCTTGCAAATAATAGAGAAAACCGTAAAACTTGCTTTTCCTTTGGGTTTCTTTTCTATTTGCCTTTATTATTTTAAATCTATTTATTTTCAAAATCAGTACAGGTTAGAAAAAGCTTATGAGGATTTAAATGAAAATAGGGCTGAAAAAGATAGAATATTAAATGCAGTTGCACATGATTTAAGGAGTCCATTGAGTGGAATCTCTGGTATCAGTAGGATGATGCTGACGGATGAAAATCTGGATGATAATTCAAAAGAAATGTTTCAGTTGATTGAGCAGAGTGCCTCATCCAGTTTACGCTTGATTGGGGATTTGATGCAAACCAATATGAGTGTTGATGAATATTATCAGCTTAAACATATTGAACTTAATAAATTGATTCGTCAAAGTTTGCAGATTCTTTTTTACACTGCTAAAGAAAAGGGTATTGAAATAAATATGCAGTTGACTGATGAAAAATTAATGATCAATGCCGATCAGGATAAATTTGAACGTGTAATTACTAACCTGGTTACGAATGCTATCAAATTCAGTCGTCAGGGTGCTTCTGTTATAGTAAGTCTGGAGAAAAAAAATCAAAAGGCTGTTTTTTCTGTACGGGATAACGGTATTGGTATTCCGAAACAGGTACAGGAAAAAGTATTTGATTTATTTACTATTGCTAAGCGAAAGGGCACCAATGGGGAGAAGAGTTTTGGTATTGGTCTGGCTATCTCTAAAAAAATTGTAGAGTTGCATCAGGGCAAAATTTATTTTGAAACAGAAGAAAATAAGGGAACCTGCTTTATTGTGGAGCTACCATTAGTGGCTTAACCATTTCAATATGTTCAATACCATCTTCCAGATATACATCTCCTTCCGACTCAAAACCAAAGGAAGCATAAAACTGAATTAAATAACATTGAGCTCCAATTCGGATAGGCCCTCTGCCATAAGCTTCATAAATTCTCTCAATTGCTTCTTTAATCAGCTGACGACCTGCCCCTGTTTTTCTGAATGCGGGTGAACTAACTACCCTGCCAATACTCATTTCTTCATATGCAAGGCCTGCAGGTAATAACCTGCAATAAGCCATGAGTTCTTCACCATTCCAGTACATTAAATGCAAGCTCTGCTGGTCTTTGTTATCTGCATCCTGAAATACACAGTTTTGTTCCACAACAAATACTTCATTCCGTAATCGGATGATGGCATATAACTCATCAGGAGCCAGTGAGGAAAAGGATTTCAATGAAAAAAATGCAGTAGTTGTGTTCATATAATTCAGGCTATGTGACTGTATCAATTCTGTGTTTGCAAATAATGCTGCATCTTTGCAATGCTGCATTGTTGCTATGCTGTAAAATTAAGCATAGCTGAACTAAAATAAGCATTGCAGCATAAACTAAGCATACCAAAGTAAATCATGTCTAAAAGAGTTGCAATTATTGGTGCCGGACCAGCTGGTTTAACCGCTGCCTACTTATTGGGTAAAGAAAATCAGGAGGTCATAGTTTTTGAAAAAGACCCGGTTTATGTTGGAGGTATTTCCCGTACGGAAAGTTATAAAGGGTATCATTTTGATATTGGAGGACATCGTTTTTTTTCCAAGTCAAAGGAAGTAGAAGATTTCTGGACAGAAATACTGGGAGATGAAATGTTGGAAAGACCTCGCAGTTCAAGGATCTATTACAATAAAAAATTCTTTTCCTATCCCTTAGTTGCTTTTGAAGCTTTAAAAAAATTGGGTATTATAGAAAGTGCCCTTTGTGTATTAAGTTATATCAAGGCAAAAATTTTTCCAAAGAAAAATCCTCAGAATTTTGAAGACTGGGTTGTTAACCAGTTCGGGCAAAGACTCTTCAACATATTCTTCAAAACCTATACGGAAAAAGTTTGGGGCATACCCTGTAAGGAAATTTCTGCTGACTGGGCTGCGCAACGTATTAAAGGACTTTCTTTAAGCAGTGCAATCTGGAATGCTTTATTCAAGCCCAGACCCTCCCATAAAGGAGCTGTTATTAAAACATTGATAGATTCTTTCCGATATCCCAAACAAGGACCTGGATTAATGTGGGAGCGTTGCACAGAGAAATGTATTGCTATGGGAGTGCAGGTAAAAATGAATAGTGGGGTTAAAGACATTTCATTGAACAACCACAAGTGGACTGTGCAGACAGAAGATGGGAATATGTATTCAGATTTTGATTATGTCCTTTCTTCTGCACCTATGCGTGAACTGATTCAATCTGTTAAGCCTTGTTTCAATAATGAAGTGCTCAATAATGCCTCACAGCTTGGTTATAGAGACTTTCTTACAGTTGTTTTAATTTGTAAAGATGAAGATGCTTTCAGTGACAACTGGATTTATATTCATGATCCAAGTGTAAAAGTGGGTAGAATACAAAACTTTAAATCCTGGAGTCCTTATATGGTGCCAGATCCTGAAATGGCCTGCTATGGATTGGAGTATTTCTGTTTTGAAGGGGATGGATTATGGACCAGTAGTGACGCAGATTTGATAGCATTGGCAACCAGCGAAATTGCTCAGATTGGACTGACCAACCCTGGTGCTGTTGTAGATGGATATGTGGTAAGACAACCAAAGGCTTATCCAGTATATGACCAGGACTACAAAGAAAGAGTAAACGCTATTCGGGAAGCCATTAAGGAATATCCGGGCTTATACTTGGTTGGAAGAAATGGTATGCACAAATACAATAATCAGGACCATAGCATGATGACAGCTATGCTGGCGGCTAAAAATATTGTAGCTGGAAAAGAAGTATACGACTTATGGGAAGTTAATGAAGATGCAGAGTACCACGAGGGTGGAAATAGAGGAGCAGAAGACCTTGCAAAACCAGTAGGACGGTTAGTTCCAACTAGAGTAAAAGATTAATCTATTAATAACCATATTTTCCCTTCCATCTTTCATTCAGAAATTTCCTGATTTCCTTCTCCCTTGCATTGTTCCCAGGGACATAGAATGGAGAATTTACTAATGGCGTTGGCAAATATTCCTGCTCTATAAAATTATTTTCGCCCAAGTGCGAGTATTGGTAATCTTTACCATAATCCATTTGCTTCATCATCTTGGTCGGGGCATTTCTTAAATGCAGCGGAACAGAGAGGTCTCCGTGCTGGGCAACCGCTTTCTGCGCTTTTGCTATAGCCTCATATGCAGCATTACTTTTTGGAGAGCTGGCTAAATAAGTAGCACATTGAGATAAGATAATTCTGCTTTCAGGATAGCCTATTTTAGCAACAGCATCAAATGTTGCATTGGCTAGCAGAAGTGCATTGGGATTGGCATTCCCAATATCTTCACTCGCAAATATGAGCATCCTTCTGGCAATAAATTTTACATCTTCACCGCCTTCAATCATTCTTGCTAACCAGTACACAGCCCCGTTAGGATCTGAGCCCCGCATGCTTTTGATAAATGCAGAAACGATATCATAATGCTGTTCACCGCTTTTATCGTATAAGGCAATTTTTTGTTGTGCTACTTTTTGAACGGCTTCATCCGTAATATTGGTTACGCCTGACTGAATTACAATTTCAAGCAGGTTTAATAATTTTCTGCCATCTCCACCACTCAGGTTGATTAAAGCCTCCGTTTCTTGTAACTGAATATTTTTTGTTTTCAGTATTTCATCTTTCTGAATGGCTTCTTGTATTAGTTGCACCAGTTTCTCTTTGTCCAGTGCTTTGAGTACATAAACCTGACACCTGCTTAATAATGCGGCGTTGACTTCGAAAGAAGGATTTTCCGTTGTAGCACCTATTAAACGAATGGTTCCTTTTTCTACTGCACCCAATAGGGCATCCTGCTGACTTTTATTGAAACGGTGTATTTCATCAATAAATAAAA is a genomic window of Sediminibacterium sp. TEGAF015 containing:
- a CDS encoding sensor histidine kinase → MRKSQSNIFYRLLSLGNSESTPFREAYKNYMFNLFLMMAAPFALLVMIINLYLGEYVLASFNILHLLIFIFGFYISYSQRYVNLRPLLLFLGAAIAAYTAYFFKNGNEYRFLIMIVAAVVLCEKNWQYIIFVVFVSTTFVVIRLDELPISSMGALQIIEKTVKLAFPLGFFSICLYYFKSIYFQNQYRLEKAYEDLNENRAEKDRILNAVAHDLRSPLSGISGISRMMLTDENLDDNSKEMFQLIEQSASSSLRLIGDLMQTNMSVDEYYQLKHIELNKLIRQSLQILFYTAKEKGIEINMQLTDEKLMINADQDKFERVITNLVTNAIKFSRQGASVIVSLEKKNQKAVFSVRDNGIGIPKQVQEKVFDLFTIAKRKGTNGEKSFGIGLAISKKIVELHQGKIYFETEENKGTCFIVELPLVA
- a CDS encoding GNAT family N-acetyltransferase, with translation MQHCKDAALFANTELIQSHSLNYMNTTTAFFSLKSFSSLAPDELYAIIRLRNEVFVVEQNCVFQDADNKDQQSLHLMYWNGEELMAYCRLLPAGLAYEEMSIGRVVSSPAFRKTGAGRQLIKEAIERIYEAYGRGPIRIGAQCYLIQFYASFGFESEGDVYLEDGIEHIEMVKPLMVAPQ
- a CDS encoding NAD(P)/FAD-dependent oxidoreductase — encoded protein: MSKRVAIIGAGPAGLTAAYLLGKENQEVIVFEKDPVYVGGISRTESYKGYHFDIGGHRFFSKSKEVEDFWTEILGDEMLERPRSSRIYYNKKFFSYPLVAFEALKKLGIIESALCVLSYIKAKIFPKKNPQNFEDWVVNQFGQRLFNIFFKTYTEKVWGIPCKEISADWAAQRIKGLSLSSAIWNALFKPRPSHKGAVIKTLIDSFRYPKQGPGLMWERCTEKCIAMGVQVKMNSGVKDISLNNHKWTVQTEDGNMYSDFDYVLSSAPMRELIQSVKPCFNNEVLNNASQLGYRDFLTVVLICKDEDAFSDNWIYIHDPSVKVGRIQNFKSWSPYMVPDPEMACYGLEYFCFEGDGLWTSSDADLIALATSEIAQIGLTNPGAVVDGYVVRQPKAYPVYDQDYKERVNAIREAIKEYPGLYLVGRNGMHKYNNQDHSMMTAMLAAKNIVAGKEVYDLWEVNEDAEYHEGGNRGAEDLAKPVGRLVPTRVKD
- a CDS encoding replication-associated recombination protein A, with the translated sequence MFLESQIPLAERMRPNSIDDIVGQEHITGKGSMLRTALENGTIPSMILWGPPGVGKTTLANIITQTLKVPYFQLSAISSGVKEVREVIEQAKELKSAVLFIDEIHRFNKSQQDALLGAVEKGTIRLIGATTENPSFEVNAALLSRCQVYVLKALDKEKLVQLIQEAIQKDEILKTKNIQLQETEALINLSGGDGRKLLNLLEIVIQSGVTNITDEAVQKVAQQKIALYDKSGEQHYDIVSAFIKSMRGSDPNGAVYWLARMIEGGEDVKFIARRMLIFASEDIGNANPNALLLANATFDAVAKIGYPESRIILSQCATYLASSPKSNAAYEAIAKAQKAVAQHGDLSVPLHLRNAPTKMMKQMDYGKDYQYSHLGENNFIEQEYLPTPLVNSPFYVPGNNAREKEIRKFLNERWKGKYGY